Proteins encoded by one window of Aphis gossypii isolate Hap1 chromosome X, ASM2018417v2, whole genome shotgun sequence:
- the LOC114120317 gene encoding neogenin isoform X2 — protein sequence MRPTGGVCRKLLLSGWCLTLRLLLFVAPVRSSVRFITEPSDIVTTAGKTIRLDCEANFDSVATLPQIRWRIPDGQYFDFIGDTRRSILKNGSLLIKNVFNNDEKDISEGLEAYQCVAFVDNIGSAVSRIATITLARLSPFEKQPTDLRLFPGQTAHFSCVINSQPLPKITWFKDHSPLVIDRTRMTIFPSGALEIDYVQKEDNGAYRCNVTGLDRHRLSDPGVLTVVENEDIIKRLKAPEFVAKPQSTIALEGSIVTLDCAAVGNPRPQISWLKGGTLIDMAYLDSRFSIIGTGGLQITQVNKNDDGNYICRVENHEDSTDASATLEVHVKPQFIRKPKDTMVLEKEDIILECEVAGKPPPRVTWLKNGDRIKQDEYLQFVNGTNLKISGLMTMDSGMFQCLASNPAGNIQSSAFLNVFHAAEKPKDLKNNLPSSPRALEASFVSSRLATLTWINPLKTNGEILTYTIFYQEEGSDRERMTNTSQTEITISGLLPDKHYLFRVMAVNEYGIGESSPRLKVMTKAEINLPGQPYNVTAKAVSPTSIYVSWSRPEYGSENLKEYKLFYMKDSTSEEQFFITKHTDREISDLSPYTKYKIWVVAYNQNGPGMKSLEVVVLTRPSAPSQPPQNIVVEAISSTEINIRWEHPPKSSQNGIITGYKIRYKKLDKKSSGDTITTAGDNLEYQISGLDKSSTYQIRLWTLNTVGFSPPSEWFTVLPFDKNLREDTVPDAPTNFKVRAFSNSLLITWSPPKDKSIIVREYTLGWGKGVPDVYKEKINPKIRQYEIKNLEQNADYVLSLAAVNEMGLGPIVYQMATIREQTIINTLEESSNPIIPPIGLKTNVISPNAIEVSWTDNSLLEFDSNVEDVRLYLVRYKPSYSPNNARYKYVNTTELSCIINDLKPNTQYEFTVKLIKGQFESAWSLLAMNNTQEAKPASPPRDLTAVKNEDKPQSITLNWQPPKFSNGQIIAYLILYTTDDTSSDNEWITETVEGELMSYSIKGLTPSTNYFFKIQAKNSIGYGPFSPTISIKTLPGGIPNNDGTSLKDGKSGINNTTILYILIACCLLLISCIGIGIALLCCKQNKPLRNRSKKGYIKGSTGYNAKGVAQSPSIKPPDLWIHHDQMELKSMEKSSQGSLDTSSGCGQGSSNTYDGPDTRVTIHHVPQTTNSLEKNNYVSSYVGNTVIQPLLSDEKVSTLNKRFKPVVLPVDSFDSIYNDTMATLPSQETRSPHPKSQYATATRAHVTVDLTAGAPENNYIVQATTIPDKFESIPVSSAGNPQQQHTGLVNSNEKRQQGHPLKSFSVPAPPPQSAPSTPQQKHIVTVRPQGSSSPYKKNIYSAINNSPSSTSMSSGPKTWKSPLTGLNQRDPITEVESLSKIQTSYSTEELNQEMANLEGLMKDLSAITASEFQC from the exons ATGCGCCCGACCGGCGGTGTCTGCCGGAAACTACTGTTGTCCGGTTGGTGCCTGACGCTGAGGCTTCTGCTGTTTGTCGCACCAGTACGAA GTAGTGTACGGTTTATAACTGAACCTAGTGATATTGTAACGACTGCTGGTAAAACCATACGATTGGATTGTGAAGCAAATTTTGATAGTGTTGCTACATTGCCTCAAATTAGATGGAGGATTCCTGATGGACAGTACTTTGATTTTATTGGAGATACAAGAAg aTCTATATTGAAAAATGGGTCTCtgcttattaaaaatgttttcaataatgaTGAAAAAGATATTTCTGAAGGCTTGGAAGCATATCAATGTGTAGCATTTGTTGATAATATTGGTTCTGCTGTTAGTCGTATAGCAACTATAACTCTTGCAC gaCTATCGCCATTTGAAAAACAACCTACAGATTTAAGACTTTTTCCTGGACAAACAGCTCATTTCTCCTGTGTGATTAATTCACAACCTTTACCAAAAATAACTTGGTTCAAAGACCATTCACCATTAGTTATAGATAGAACTCGTATGACAATATTCCCATCAG gagCATTAGAAATTGATTATGTTCAAAAAGAAGACAATGGTGCTTATCGATGTAATGTTACTGGTTTGGATAGGCATAGATTAAGTGATCCTGGAGTATTGACAGTTGTTGAAAATGaag atataattaaaagattaaaagcTCCAGAATTTGTTGCTAAACCTCAATCAACAATAGCTTTAGAAGGATCGATTGTAACTCTAGATTGTGCTGCTGTTGGAAATCCACGGCCACAAATTTCTTGGTTAAAAGGTGGTACTCTAATTGATATGGc gtatctagATTCCCGATTTAGCATAATTGGTACTGGTGGCTTACAAATTACACAAGTGAATAAAAATGACGATGGAAATTATATTTGCCGGGTAGAAAATCATGAAGATTCTACTGATGCTTCTGCTACATTAGAAGTTCATG ttaagccACAATTTATTCGTAAACCCAAAGATACAATGGTTCTTGAAAAAGAAGATATAATATTGGAGTGTGAAGTAGCTGGTAAACCTCCACCACGAGTTACTTGGCTAAAAAATGGCGATAGAATTAAACAAGATGAGTATCTACAGTTTGTTAATGG aaccaatttaaaaatatctgggTTGATGACCATGGATTCTGGCATGTTCCAATGTTTGGCATCAAACCCTGCCGGTAATATTCAATCATCAgcatttttaaacgtttttcaTGCAG CTGAAAAACCCaaggatttaaaaaacaatcttCCATCATCCCCAAGAGCATTAGAAGCGAGTTTTGTATCGTCTAGGTTAGCCACATTAACTTGGATTAATCCACTAAAAACTAATGGCGAGATATTAacttacacaatattttatcaagaaGAAGGATCTGAcag AGAACGAATGACAAACACATCACAAACTGAAATAACTATTAGTGGATTATTGCCTGATAAACATTATCTCTTTAGAGTAATGGCAGTAAATGAATATGGTATTGGTGAAAGTTCACCACGTTTGAAAGTAATGACCAAGGcagaaattaatttaccaGGACAACCTTATAATGTTACTGCTAAAGCAGTGTCACCTACATCAATTTATGTGTCTTGGTCTAGACCAGAATATGGCAGTGAGAATTtgaaagaatataaattattttatatgaag GATTCAACTTCCgaagaacaattttttataacaaaacatacAGACCGTGAAATAAGTGATTTAAGTCCATATACCAAGTATAAAATTTGGGTAGTGGCATACAATCAAAATGGTCCCGGTATGAAGTCCTTGGAAGTAGTTGTGTTAACAAGACCTTCAGCTCCATCACAACCAccacaaaatattgttgttgaaGCAATTTCTTCTAcg gagATTAATATTAGGTGGGAACATCCACCAAAGTCTAGTCAAAATGGAATTATAACAGGTTATAAAATTCGATACAAAAAGCTGGATAAAAAATCATCTGGTGACACTATCACAACTGCTGGTGATAATTTAGAATATCAAATTTCTGGTTTAGACAAAAGTTCA ACTTATCAAATTCGTTTATGGACTTTAAATACTGTTGGATTTAGCCCACCTTCAGAGTGGTTTACAGTACTAccatttgataaaaatctaAGAGAAGATACTGTCCCTGATGCACCTACTAATTTCAAAg ttcGAGCTTTTtccaattcattattaataacttggTCTCCACCAAaagataaaagtataattgtgAGAGAGTATACATTAGGATGGGGTAAAGGTGTTCCTGATGTAtataaggaaaaaataaatccaaaaatacgacaatatgaaattaaaaatttag aacAAAATGCTGATTATGTATTGAGTCTTGCTGCTGTTAATGAAATGGGCCTTGGACCAATAGTATACCAAATGGCAACCATAAGAGAACAAACAATCATAAACACATTGGAGGAATCATCAAATCCAATAATACCACCAATTGGTTTAAAAACTAACGTTATTTCTCCTAATGCCATAGAAGTATCTTGGACAGATAATTCTCTTCTAGAGtttgat TCAAATGTTGAAGATGTACGGCTTTACCTTGTACGATACAAACCGTCCTATTCGCCTAACAATGCACGTTACAAATATGTCAACACCACTGAACTTTCTtgcattattaatgatttaaaacctAATACTCAATATGAGTTTACAGTAAAATTGATCAAG GGCCAATTTGAAAGTGCTTGGAGCTTACTTGCGATGAATAATACTCAAGAAGCAAAACCAGCATCACCTCCGAGAGATTTAACTGCTGTTAAAAACGAAGATAAACCTCAatctataacattaaattggcAACCaccaaaattttcaaatggaCAAATTATTg catatcttattttatatacaactgATGATACAAGTTCAGACAATGAGTGGATAACTGAAACAGTTGAAGGGGAACTTATGTCTTACTCAATAAAAGGACTGACACCAagtaccaattattttttcaaaatccaaGCTAAAAATTCTATTGGTTATGGTCCATTTAGTCCTACTATTAGTATCAAAACATTGCCAG gtgGTATCCCTAACAATGATGGAACATCACTAAAag ATGGAAAAAGTGGTATTAACAacacaacaattttatatatactgatCGCATGTTGTTTGTTACTTATATCTTGTATTGGAATTGGAATTGCTTTATTATGCTGTAAACAAAATAAGCCATTAAGAAACCGAAGTAAAAAAGg gTATATTAAAGGATCAACTGGTTATAATGCGAAGGGAGTAGCACAGTCTCCAAGTATTAAACCACCAGATTTATGGATACACCATGATCAAATGGAATTGAAATCAATGGAAAAATCATCACAAGGTTCATTAGATACTAGTTCTGGATGTGGTCAAGGAAGTTCAAACACGTATGATGGACCTGACACTCGTGTTACCATACATCATGTACCGCAGACTACCAattctttagaaaaaaataactatgtttCGTCCTATGtgg gtaATACAGTTATTCAACCTTTATTGTCGGATGAAAAAGTTTCCACATTAAATAAACGCTTTAAACCTGTTGTTTTACCTGTTGACTCATTTGattctatttataatgata ctatggCAACATTACCTAGTCAGGAAACTCGTTCACCTCATCCAAAATCTCAATATGCAACCGCAACTAGAGCTCATGTAACTGTAGATTTAACAGCTG gAGCtcctgaaaataattatattgttcaagCAACTACAATTCCAGATAAATTTGAATCTATACCAGT